Genomic window (Ostrinia nubilalis chromosome 20, ilOstNubi1.1, whole genome shotgun sequence):
TTTAAATACTGCAAAGAACtactaaataagtaggtacataagcgAAACGAAgataattgttaaaaaaatgcatgttattgtttaatttccccactcattattatttaatactagctttccgcccgcggcttcgcccgcgtggaattttgtctgtcacagaaaaactttatcgcgcgcgtccctgtttcaaaaaccgggataaaaactatcctatgttctttcccgggactcaaactatctctatgccaaatttcatcaaaatcggttgcgaggtttaagcgggaaagcgtaacagacagacagacagacagagttactttcgcatttataatattatagttgggattaattaatgatttattcaTAAAAGATTCATAGACATAAATATTCAGTAGAAGTCATTATTACAAAACATTCGTTTTATTACCGGTGCCATGCTGTCTtccaaaattaaaactaatcatTTCAGTGTGCCGCATGCCGCTCCGCGAAGTATCTCACAAAGTAGAATTATTTCCAATTTGATAGTAATTAATTCTCGTATATTCTTATGCATGTGCACAGAATAAACACTAGTACTAGTACTTCGTAAGTGTAGAGTTTAAAAAATGCAAGTAGATtcaattctaataataaaattagcagTAATAATCTTGGCAGGTATCTCTATTAATAGGTACCATAGATATTAAATGGTAATAATTGTCACAATATCTCATAACAAACAAAGTTTGAATTTTATTGTAGCGAATGGATGCGGCGCAATCTCTACATAATGATAAAAACGAGAATAAGATTTCTAGATTATTTTGTACCTTAAAAGGCTTTGTGGTTGTAAAATCTCTGATAATTAGCGAAGCAAtattgataagtaggtacatcacACTGATATTAGTATGTAAGGTATGGATAAAGTAGTTTGGTTGTCCCCCGTGCCATGTGGCAGTGAAGGGTTAAAGGCCAGCCGCACACGGATGGACTCATAATCCCCTCGCAGACGCGCGGCTTCCCGGAACGTGAACCCGGCTATCCTGTTACACACTGATAGGGttgataaactttgaatttgGTAGTTGACTGACACCGTTGACCAATAATTTCAAGACaacttctatttttaaaaaaaaaaattctggccATAAAAATGCAATTAAGTTTCCAATTTTCTGTTTACAGAACATTACCTTACTTTAGTATGGTGTGTAATCAATGATTTGTTGAGTTTGCGAACGTAGTGGAACCCTTTGCAATAATAAAGCTACGGAGAGTCGAGCCTATAATGTGACGTCAACTTTAATGTTGTTTACGACGAAAAGGTCGACTAGGCAAGTTGATGTCAGAGACCATAGGTGATAGAGAAGAATATTAACAATATTGTAACCATACATGCATATAAGTTTGGCAATTTAGCCTGAAATTCTGAAAACTCCCTATTGCTACATCATACCAAATTCACAACTATTTCCTACTCAATTATGTTGTAACAAGATAAAATTACAATACCTTTGCACAGCCCTAAGTACCCTCGTCATGTCTGAGCCCTAACAATCCTATTAGTAACGACAAAAGGGAATGCACAGCGTTGCAATATTCACGactctattattattgaaagtATCGAGTAGCGTAAACAAGACTACTTGAAACCCTTCTTTGTAACATTAAGCAAAGCCGGCGAAGGTAGCTCCACTTACTTGCGAAGGCTTTCCCAATTACTTCCTACAAACAAAAGGAAAACACTTAGAGATTTAATGACGTTAGCGTCAAAAGATTGTTTCTaagaatcatttttattacaggCAGAGATTTTTATCGATTTAAGCTTCAAAAGACGAATCAGAGAAAACTGTTTTTTACCATAACTTCCAATGTAAGTTATGTTGTTTCCAAGTTACATACGAgatatgaattaaaaaaaatacactcgacatcaaataaatcgcacctcccgcgacaagcattttcaaacgtatgcatccccacttcccaccaatattggcaccatttaaaagtctagttctaaccttcatttcattaaaggaaaggtttttaccccaaaaatgtgactttagaaggatccagagtcacttcttcaaaaaataggtagttacgctagaaccaacttttatggctataaaactgttaagttgggattaatcgctatccatctgttaaagaggacacgtgtgatcattatttggttttataaccataaaaattggtctaatttatcccataggtgggcccaaagtgaggtattttttcaagtcacatttatggtatatgttaatcatttattaagaaattaaatgtgtttttctttaaggatatttattgggctttcaaataacaccaatattgttggggcaccatgattgtgtcagaagaaaatcgttaaagttcgcgtcgcggaaggtgcggtttatttgatgttgagtatatattgCAGTTGATAGAGCAGGCAACAACATCATTGCATCATTGCAACCACTGAAAGTGAAAAACCATTTCTGAAAACATGAGACGTCCAAAAGTCATTAACCACAAAACAAAGGCGTTAGTTGGTACCTAATTGGTGAACGTTTCCTAGGACATGTACCACAGGAATAACCTGTGGGAATAACATAAACATTGTCAACCCAAAGAGAAAGGTCACTCAGCGAATCAACAAAATTATTGTGTTACAATCGAAAGGATACAATTCTATTGTTCTATACCGTTGTTCCTTGCAATCGCACGTGAATTAGCGCAGCGAATTATCAAAGAAAATTGTCCGACCGATACAATGCTATGTCGAAATCGTAATAACTACCCGAAACACCTGGTATCATGGTACCCCTCTAAAAGGCACGACAATGTCCACTTACAACCTTTAGTTTGGACTGAAACCTTTTGTGTATCTTCAAGGTGGGGAAACTTGGCCGCTTATAATTCATACGTTTGACAAAACGGTTcacaataattcctaaattggGCAAATGAACGACTCAAACATAAACAAGAACGTTGTCTTCCTTTATTGGGACACTCAAGGCaaatgcgcccgcgccgcctaCGTCTAGACTCGCATAAATCTGGACCAACCTACACCTTCAATTAGAATAAGCACAGCATGACAGTACGATGCATAAATACGTATCCGATTTTCTGACTAGGACTGCACTAAATGATTTGAAATTTTATACATGTCTCACTTGGGATTCAAACCTATTACCATCTAATCAAAACTAGAACTCTCTTCTCTGGATCACAGAAACGTCATTACTTAAGTATGTAATTAATCTAGAAACGAACACAACAATTCGCAAACTGACTGTaccttaaaacatttatttatttatttaataacatgcAAAATTCAGGCTCAGAATACACTAACACTAGCACAACACAGATTGCCATTATTTGAACACCTACCAAATTAATATTCCCCAATAAACAGTCGCAGTACACGTTCATATAAGGTCGTAGTGTCAATTTTCTGTTTGATAATAACTTTTATGACAGCATCTCAAGTCCCTTGCACTCAGGAATATATCCATAAAAGGGAATAATTTCCATATTTATGTTACAATAACATTGACTGGTGGTGGCAACTTATTTATCCACTATTTTATCCATTCCTGTAAGCGTCGTAACGGAAAATCACATTATGGTTTCCAGGTGTACCTAATCGTAAACTGGCCGATGGGCACATAATGTAGGAAGTGAGAGTCATATACGAGTAAGTAATGTACCTACAATTACCAAGGTACACTGGTTCGATTAATATAGACTGACGGTTTTATTAAACAGTAACGATGGCAAAGAATCGCTAAGTCAGCTACTACGTAGGTACGTATATACGGAATAGGTATTCCAAATCGTTAGGTTTCGGGGCATTTTACGTCACACCACACAGCCGCATACCTCAATGTGATTTATCAATAGATACTTCTTAAGCTATTTCATAGTGCAGTTATTTAGGGCAcacaaaaatcttattttagtagttatttaaagacttccgcGTTGACAACTCTCTCACAAACCATAAGTTAAAAAAGTGCTTGGTCTAATTTACGACACGATGATCTTTTCCGACTTTTAAATTACGTAACTAATTTTAAGCTTTTGGAATTCTTGGATATGTagctttgtattattatgagttattattacttattaacgAAGCCCCTTATGGTAAACTCGGACACCTTTATGTCGTTGTTGTCCCAACGGTTTGTGGTAGATAAAGGTCCACAGGCGCTAACTTAAAACGGGTACTCTTATAAATTTGCTATCTTTAGGACTTATGTAACTTTGGATCCAGTTCATGCCTCGTATGTTTTTAGGGCTAAAGGATGTCCTGTACTTACTTTACAGATACCTACCAAAATAAGTAAAGAGGCATAGAAATCTAGTTTAAGTGGTGGCATAGGATGGTGGTGGCTAACTGCTAAGTGTGGGGGCTTAGGGTGGGGGTTAAAAAAAGTATTGACTGACTTACGTACTTTGTGATAGAGCTCTTCGAATCCTCCGGCAACCCCACGAAAATGAGCGTGGATGACATTGGTCTTCACTTCACAACACAAGGACAAGGTACTGCAAATTTTGAGGGTCTAGGGTCCATAAAAACCGTTCAAGCAAACGGTCGCATAGCACTTCAAAAGTTCAAACAATATGTTTTGATGTGTGTCAAAATGGTGCTGTCTTTATGAATTTGATTTGAGTGCCAGTACGTCGGTTCTATATGGCAAACTGGCGGAGTCCATTTCTGTTTATGACAAAGAAGGCGTGGGTGAGTTATTGTAGGTGTTCAGCAAGACGGCCTCCGCCAGCAATTAGAATAAATAATCTGGATTTATCATTTCCTCGTACCCAGAATAGTGAGACGGGTGACACAATTCACTCGTATTTAGTTAGTAAGTATCTACCTAAATAACTGCGTGTTTGTACTTTGTACTCGTAGTACCTACATCACAGCGGAAATACAAATACTTATAAAACACTATACAATGTATGTATAGTATACATTAGCGagtctacatttaaaacaagaCTTCATGAAAACTTTTTGGAATCAACAAAACAAGAATGTGGAATAAAAGCCAACAGTGCCTTGAGCACGAATAAATATCGTTCTCGTTATGATAACATGGTAGTCATAATAACTTCGATTTCCAGACAGGAAAGACAAAATTAACCTCTGGATAATTTATACCATTCCCGTAATTCATGGGCATACCCAGCTTGCACCAGGAAGGGCAACAAATCTGATTTTTTAAGATAGCAAGTTTCCAATGACAAAGGTCCAAGGGGAGGGCTCTTCAATGAGGACTAACTATTGTATTTACTCTTACCAGCACCACTGtaatcattataattattaacataCGTGCGTACttaattaacattaataatgtttGCGTACAATTAATTTCTCAAGACCTTCGAGCACCGCAGAGCAGAGTGGCCATAATAACTCTCTCTTTTGGCAAATAACAAAAACACGCGCTTCTAATACCGTTACTAAAATAACGTTATTTTTGTCTTTGGTCTTAAAGCTGTCATAATTTAATCTTTAGTCTATGGTTATGATGCTTGACGGTTGTTGAGCAGTGAACTTGTTATTGGCTTCGAAAGTAAAATATTCTTCATTTTTGAGTGGTTCGATATCAAAAACTATGTTGTAACTTCAACTATGTTGAGCCAAACTTCTACCGAAGCGTTGCTTTCAGCAACATACGTTGAAAATTACTTGGACTGTGTAGAAAATCTTCCAAACGACCTACAACGACATTTATCTCGACTACGAGAGCTTGACGTAACATACAGAGGTAATTTTTATGATTCTAATTGTTCTTTTAGTTAGCTTTCGTTTCACATCTAGTTTATCGCCGTACAAATAGAATATAATTCATCCAACAGTCCCGAAATAAGTGTGTTGACGTTTGTCACTCGCTTCATTATGCATGCCTGCATAGTAACATAGATCTATATTTACGGGCCTATTCTGTCTTTTTGTTGCTTACCAAACATTATTTTCTTCATTTCATATCGTAAGTAAAGCCAAGCTACACACAATTTGagtcattttatttaaaaaaactcatttaggTTTGTGTCATTATCTGACATAATTTCGATTAGGTGGCAATTTTTTTAACCATTTCGTGTTGGTTTAAGCCTAAAACATCTCTATTTGAGTGCCCCAAATCTGAATAAACATTACTACTATAACCCATGCATAGGTGTGATACTTATTCAAACAATTAAATGCCACACAACTTATACATTACTTATTTAAGATTAAACATATGTGTAACACCCACATATTAAGTGCATTAGGAAACCTACTAGAttaaaaacaagcatttttataggttgtatttaaatataacctCAATTTACTCTTATCGATATACATAAAATCATATTGCAGTGTTCCTAATGGCTGAACATATTGTCAAATCACTAATTGCTTATTAGCAAACAAAGTGATTAATAAAATTCGAAGTGtttcaatatattttattatatttttaatttttcatacagaaTGTCTTCGTGATGCTGAAACACACCTTGCTGTTTGCATTGGGCCGAACACAGAGGAGAAGCGTAGGAGCAGAGCTGCATTGCGCTTGCAAGCCGCTTTAGTGGCTGCTCAGGAGATCGGGGACGAGAAACTACAAGTTGTACAGCTGACGCAGGACCTTATTGACAACAAGCAAAGATCCTTGGATGCTGACCATAAGAAACTTAGTGAGTacaacatttactttaaattaccACCATTTGTAGAGCTGCTACAACATTTTATGATTGTaatgtactttatttatttcatacttGTGACATCCTATTTACATTCAGTAATTTGTCCGTCATTGTGAAATTGATTAACCACAACTGTATTTAGTATGCTTAGTGGAATTTTGAGAGCACAGATAACCAAAATCAAGCTAAACAGTAAGATGAGTTGACTTACAAAATAAAGATTGGTGTGTTCACTCAAAATCTATTTTCCAGTCTCATGCCTGGACGTGAACACGAACGGCACAGCTAAAGAGGAGGCGGCTCCGCCGGCGGAGCCAGCCCGAGAAAAGGAGAGCGCGGCGCCCGCGGTGCAgcacgcgccgccgccgccgccgcccgagcgGGCCAGCGACAAGGACAAGGAGAAGCCCGACAAGGACAAGGCGGGAGGTCAGTCTTTACTAGCAACTAACTGACGTCACAGCCAGTGGCCAGCCCGAGAGAAGGAGAGCGCGGCGCCCGCGGTGCAgcacgcgccgccgccgccgccgccgcccgagcgGGCCAGCGACAAGGACAAGGAGAAACCCGACAAGGACAAGGCGGGAGGTCAGTCTTTACTAGCAACCAGCTGACCTAAGACGTCACAGCCAGTGAGCCAGCCCGCGAGAAGGAGAGCGCTGCGCCCGCGGTGCAGCACGCGCCGCCGCCTCCGCCGCCCGAACGGGCCAGCGACAAGGACAAGGAGAAGCCCGACAAGGACAAGGCGGGAGGTCAGTCTTTACTAGCAACCAGCTGACCTAACTGACGTCACAGCCAGTGAGCCAGCCCGCGAGAAGGAGAGCGCGGCGCCCGCGGTGCAgcacgcgccgccgccgccgccgctcgagcGGGCCAGCGACAAGGACAAGGAGAAGCCCGACAAGGACAAGGCGGGAGGTCAGTCTTTACTAGCAACCAGCTGACCTAACTGACGTCACAGCCCGTGAGAAGGAGAGCGCGGCGCCCGCGGTGCAGCACGCGGCGCTTATGAGGCTATTTAACAACCTTCTGATGGCATAAtgtcatttaaaattatagcttactaAACAACAACCAAGGAGAGTCCCAGTGAAGATTCTGCTCTCATCAcctaaaatcaaaattttaagcATTTTGCATAATTATGTTTCTCCATACTGAACCACTTGTAACTTTTCACAGGGGAGCGATGGTCAAAGCGTCCGCGGCGGTCTCGCACGACGGCAGGCGCGGCCACTGACGGCGCCGACTCTAGTGAGCGTGACAGCGAGCGACACACGCATAACACTACCCACAAGAAAGGTAAACATAACACatgtaaaaaatgtaaaaatcaaTTCTGCCCCTTTTGCTCCTTGCCACTAGGCTGGTACAGACTTGGTGACGTTTACCATCGGTGGTCAATCGCATGTTAGGTGGAAATTGACCACTGAGGTATTTAGTGTCATCCACCGCCCAGTGACAGGCCCTAACTTAGCGTCAAATGTCGAAATGTCTACTGTCTTTCATTTTCACCAAGTCAAattcatagctgggcat
Coding sequences:
- the LOC135081816 gene encoding inhibitor of growth protein 2-like — its product is MLSQTSTEALLSATYVENYLDCVENLPNDLQRHLSRLRELDVTYRECLRDAETHLAVCIGPNTEEKRRSRAALRLQAALVAAQEIGDEKLQVVQLTQDLIDNKQRSLDADHKKLISCLDVNTNGTAKEEAAPPAEPAREKESAAPAVQHAPPPPPPERASDKDKEKPDKDKAGGQSLLESAAPAVQHAPPPPPPPERASDKDKEKPDKDKAGADLTDVTASEPAREKESAAPAVQHAPPPPPLERASDKDKEKPDKDKAGGERWSKRPRRSRTTAGAATDGADSSERDSERHTHNTTHKKGIGKKKKRKARQATQRSETPPGDTDPIDPDEPRYCLCDQISFGEMILCDNDLCPIEWFHFSCVSLTTKPKGKWFCPKCRGDRPNVMKPKGQFLKELERYNREKEEKA